In Bacillus thuringiensis, the DNA window CGCAAATTATATGCGAACGATATTATTGAAATTCCAGGAAGCGGAAGTTTCCAAGTTCAGGCATAAAGGGGGAGCCCTTTGTTTATTTCAGAAATACAATTAAAAAACTATCGCAATTATGAAAAGTTAGAGCTTTCCTTTGAAGATAAAGTGAATGTGATTATCGGTGAAAACGCGCAAGGGAAAACGAATTTGATGGAAGCTATTTACGTTTTAGCGATGGCGAAATCTCATAGAACCTCTAATGATCGCGAGCTTATCCGCTGGGATGAAGATTTCGGTCAAATTAAAGGGAAATTACAAAAGAGAAATAGTTCTTTGTCTTTGGAATTAAATATTTCGAAAAAAGGTAAAAAGGCAAAATTAAATCAACTTGAACAACAAAAATTGAGTCAATATATTGGCATGATGAATGTTGTCATGTTTGCCCCAGAAGATTTAAATCTTGTAAAAGGAAGCCCTCAAGTAAGAAGACGCTTTTTAGATATGGAATTAGGTCAAATAGCTCCAGTCTATTTGTATGAATTGAGTCAATATCAAAAGGTGCTCACGCAACGAAATCACTTGCTGAAAAAGATGCAAGGGAATAGTAAGAATGAGGAAACGATGTTGGATGTATTTACACTTCAACTTATTGAGCATGGTGCAAAAATATTGCAAAAACGGTTTGAATTTTTGCATTTACTACAAGAATGGGCAGCTCCAATTCATCGTGGTATAAGCCGTGGATTAGAAGAATTAGAAATTGTCTATAAACCAAGTGTAGATGTATCAGAATCAATGGATTTGTCGAAAATAAAAGAAGTATACTATGAAAATTTTCAATCTGTGAAACAACGTGAGATTTTCCGTGGTACGACTTTAATTGGTCCTCATCGTGATGATTTACAATTCTTCGTTAACAGTAAAAATGTTCAAGTCTTTGGTTCGCAAGGACAACAACGAACGACCGCACTGTCCCTAAAATTAGCTGAAATTGAATTGATTTACTCAGAAGTTAAGGAATATCCGATTCTTTTATTGGATGATGTATTATCAGAATTAGATGATTATCGTCAATCGCACCTGTTAAATACAATTCAAGGAAAAGTGCAAACATTTGTGACAACGACGAGTGTCGACGGAATTGAACACGAAACATTAAAAGAAGCGAAAACAATTCATGTAACGAACGGCACGGTAGATTGTGAAATAGATAGGGCGTAATCCCTATTTAAATGGAAAAGTAGGTGATCTTTGTGTCAATGGAACAAAAGCAAATGGAAGAAAACTCATATGATGAAAGTCAGATACAGGTACTTGAGGGATTAGAAGCGGTTCGAAAACGCCCTGGGATGTATATTGGATCTACAAGTGGAAAAGGACTTCACCATCTTGTGTGGGAAATCGTCGATAATAGTATTGATGAAGCACTTGCAGGGTATTGTGATGAAATTAACGTTAGTATCGAAGAAGATAATAGTATTCTTGTAACGGATAATGGACGTGGTATTCCAGTTGGTATACAAGAAAAAATGGGACGTCCTGCTGTAGAAGTTATCATGACTGTCCTTCACGCCGGAGGTAAATTTGGCGGTGGCGGTTATAAGGTTTCTGGTGGTTTGCATGGTGTTGGTGCATCTGTTGTAAATGCCTTATCAACAGAACTAGAAGTATTTGTACATCGTGATGGGAAAATCCATTATCAGAAGTATGAAAGAGGTATTCCGGTTGCGGATTTAAAAGTCATCGGTGATACAGATAAAACTGGAACAATAACTCGCTTTAAGCCGGACCCAGAGATTTTTAAAGAGACGACAGAATATGAATTTGATACGTTAGCGACTCGTATGCGTGAGTTGGCATTTTTAAATCGTAATATTAAATTAACAATTGAAGATAAGCGTGAACATAAGCAAAAGAAAGAGTTTCACTATGAAGGTGGAATTAAATCATATGTTGAACATTTAAATCGTTCAAAACAACCAATTCATGAAGAACCTGTATATGTAGAAGGTTCAAAAGATGGTATTCAGGTTGAAGTTGCGCTTCAATATAACGAAGGATATACAAATCATATTTACTCATTTACAAATAATATTCATACGTATGAAGGTGGTACGCATGAGGTAGGATTTAAAACTGCCTTAACTCGCGTGATCAACGATTATGGTCGTAAAAATAATATTTTAAAAGATGCGGATAGTAATTTAACTGGTGAAGATGTTCGTGAAGGTTTAACAGCGATTGTGTCAATTAAACATCCGAACCCACAATTCGAAGGACAAACGAAGACGAAACTTGGAAATAGTGAAGCAAGAACAATTACAGAGTCAGTATTCTCAGAGGCATTTGAAAAGTTCTTACTGGAAAATCCAAATGTCGCACGTAAAATTATAGATAAAGGGACGATGGCAGCCCGTGCACGTGTAGCAGCTAAAAAGGCTCGTGAGTTAACTCGCCGAAAGAGTGCTTTAGAAGTTTCAAGTTTACCAGGGAAATTGGCAGACTGTTCTTCTAAAGATCCAGCAATTAGTGAAATTTATATCGTAGAGGGTGACTCTGCGGGTGGATCTGCGAAACAAGGGCGCGATCGTCATTTCCAAGCAATTTTACCGCTGAAGGGTAAAATTATTAATGTTGAAAAGGCACGCTTAGATAAGATTTTATCAAATGATGAAGTTCGTACAATTATTACGGCGATCGGTACAAATATCGGCGGAGACTTTGATATTGAAAAAGCACGCTATCATAAAGTTATTATTATGACCGATGCCGATGTTGATGGTGCGCATATTCGTACCCTATTATTAACGTTCTTCTATCGTTATATGCGTCAAATAATTGAGTGTGGATATATATATATTGCACAGCCACCTTTGTTTAAAGTACAACAAGGTAAGAAAATTCAATATGCTTACAACGATAAGGAACTTGAAAAAATCTTAGCGGAATTACCAGCACAACCTAAGCCAGGGATTCAGCGTTATAAAGGTCTAGGGGAAATGAATCCAACTCAGTTATGGGAGACGACAATGGACCCAGAAGTACGTTCATTACTTCAAGTTTCTCTTCAAGATGCAATTGAAGCGGATGAAACATTTGAAATTTTAATGGGAGATAAAGTAGAGCCGCGTCGTAACTTTATCCAAGAAAATGCAAAATACGTGAAAAACCTTGATATTTAAATGAGTAATGACAGGAATCTAAGTATTCCTGTCTTCTACATATAAATCAATGTATGTGTAACGGAAATGTAAGAGGAGGTGCTCGTTGATGTCAGACAATCAACAACAAGCACGAATTCGAGAAATTAATATTAGTCATGAAATGCGTACTTCATTTTTAGATTACGCAATGAGTGTTATCGTATCTCGTGCATTACCAGATGTTCGTGATGGATTAAAACCTGTGCATCGTAGGGTTTTATATGCGATGAATGATTTAGGAATTACAGCTGATAAAGCGTATAAGAAATCAGCCCGTATTGTCGGTGAAGTAATCGGTAAGTATCACCCTCACGGTGATTCAGCTGTTTACGAGACGATGGTACGTATGGCGCAAGATTTTAGTCAACGTTATATGCTTGTTGATGGACATGGTAACTTTGGTTCTGTTGATGGTGATTCAGCAGCAGCAATGCGTTATACAGAAGCAAGAATGTCTAAGATTTCTATGGAATTAATACGTGATATTTCAAAAAATACGATTGATTATCAAGATAACTATGATGGTTCTGAAAGAGAGCCAATTGTATTGCCAGCGCGTTTCCCTAATCTATTAGTGAATGGTACGACGGGTATTGCAGTTGGTATGGCAACAAACATTCCGCCGCATCAACTTGGTGAAGTAATTGATGGCGTATTGGCACTAAGCCATAATCCTGACATTACTATTGCGGAATTAATGGAGTTTATTCCAGGACCAGATTTTCCAACAGCAGGTTTAATTTTGGGACGAAGTGGGATTCGAAGAGCATATGAAACAGGTAGAGGCTCTATTATGCTTCGAGCTAAAGTTGAAATTGAAGAGAAGTCAAATGGTAAACAATCTATTCTCGTAACTGAACTACCTTATCAAGTTAATAAGGCGCGATTAATTGAAAAAATTGCGGAATTAGTTCGTGATAAGAAAATTGAAGGTATTACGGACTTACGTGATGAGTCAGATCGAAACGGTATGCGTATTGTTATGGAAGTACGTCGTGATGCCAATGCTAATGTACTATTAAATAATCTATATAAACATACAGCACTTCAAACAAGTTTCGGTATTAATATGTTGTCTCTTGTAAATGGAGAGCCACAAGTATTGAATTTAAAACAAAATTTATATCATTACTTGGAGCATCAGAAGGTAGTAATTCGTCGACGTACTGCTTATGAATTAGAAAAGGCAGAGGCGCGTGCTCATATTTTAGAAGGATTAAGAATTGCTCTAGACCATCTTGATGAAGTTATTACGTTAATTCGTAGTTCGAAAACAGCAGATATTGCAAAGCAAGGCTTAATGGAACGTTTCGGTTTAAGTGAGAAACAAGCGCAAGCAATTTTAGATATGCGTCTGCAACGTTTAACAGGATTAGAACGGGAAAAAATTGAACAAGAATATCAAGACTTAATGAAGTTAATTGCTGAATTAAAAGCAATCTTAGCAGATGAAGAGAAAGTTCTTGAGATTATTCGTGAAGAATTAACGGAAGTAAAAGAGCGTTTTAATGATAAGAGACGAACAGAAATTACAATTGGTGGTATGGAATTCATTGAAGATGAAGATTTGATTCCAGAGCAAAACATTGCAATTACATTAACTCATAACGGTTATATTAAGAGGTTACCAGCTTCTACGTACAAAACGCAGAACCGTGGTGGGCGTGGTGTGCAAGGAATGGGAACGAATGATGATGATTTCGTAGAGCATCTATTGACTACTTCTACACATGATCATATTTTATTCTTTACTAATAAGGGTAAAGTATACCGTACGAAAGGATATGAAATCCCAGAGTATAGCCGTACAGCAAAAGGTATACCTATTATTAATTTATTAGGTGTAGATAAGGGTGAGTGGATTAACGCCATTATTCCAAT includes these proteins:
- the recF gene encoding DNA replication/repair protein RecF (All proteins in this family for which functions are known are DNA-binding proteins that assist the filamentation of RecA onto DNA for the initiation of recombination or recombinational repair.), whose translation is MFISEIQLKNYRNYEKLELSFEDKVNVIIGENAQGKTNLMEAIYVLAMAKSHRTSNDRELIRWDEDFGQIKGKLQKRNSSLSLELNISKKGKKAKLNQLEQQKLSQYIGMMNVVMFAPEDLNLVKGSPQVRRRFLDMELGQIAPVYLYELSQYQKVLTQRNHLLKKMQGNSKNEETMLDVFTLQLIEHGAKILQKRFEFLHLLQEWAAPIHRGISRGLEELEIVYKPSVDVSESMDLSKIKEVYYENFQSVKQREIFRGTTLIGPHRDDLQFFVNSKNVQVFGSQGQQRTTALSLKLAEIELIYSEVKEYPILLLDDVLSELDDYRQSHLLNTIQGKVQTFVTTTSVDGIEHETLKEAKTIHVTNGTVDCEIDRA
- the gyrB gene encoding DNA topoisomerase (ATP-hydrolyzing) subunit B; amino-acid sequence: MEQKQMEENSYDESQIQVLEGLEAVRKRPGMYIGSTSGKGLHHLVWEIVDNSIDEALAGYCDEINVSIEEDNSILVTDNGRGIPVGIQEKMGRPAVEVIMTVLHAGGKFGGGGYKVSGGLHGVGASVVNALSTELEVFVHRDGKIHYQKYERGIPVADLKVIGDTDKTGTITRFKPDPEIFKETTEYEFDTLATRMRELAFLNRNIKLTIEDKREHKQKKEFHYEGGIKSYVEHLNRSKQPIHEEPVYVEGSKDGIQVEVALQYNEGYTNHIYSFTNNIHTYEGGTHEVGFKTALTRVINDYGRKNNILKDADSNLTGEDVREGLTAIVSIKHPNPQFEGQTKTKLGNSEARTITESVFSEAFEKFLLENPNVARKIIDKGTMAARARVAAKKARELTRRKSALEVSSLPGKLADCSSKDPAISEIYIVEGDSAGGSAKQGRDRHFQAILPLKGKIINVEKARLDKILSNDEVRTIITAIGTNIGGDFDIEKARYHKVIIMTDADVDGAHIRTLLLTFFYRYMRQIIECGYIYIAQPPLFKVQQGKKIQYAYNDKELEKILAELPAQPKPGIQRYKGLGEMNPTQLWETTMDPEVRSLLQVSLQDAIEADETFEILMGDKVEPRRNFIQENAKYVKNLDI
- the gyrA gene encoding DNA gyrase subunit A, whose translation is MSDNQQQARIREINISHEMRTSFLDYAMSVIVSRALPDVRDGLKPVHRRVLYAMNDLGITADKAYKKSARIVGEVIGKYHPHGDSAVYETMVRMAQDFSQRYMLVDGHGNFGSVDGDSAAAMRYTEARMSKISMELIRDISKNTIDYQDNYDGSEREPIVLPARFPNLLVNGTTGIAVGMATNIPPHQLGEVIDGVLALSHNPDITIAELMEFIPGPDFPTAGLILGRSGIRRAYETGRGSIMLRAKVEIEEKSNGKQSILVTELPYQVNKARLIEKIAELVRDKKIEGITDLRDESDRNGMRIVMEVRRDANANVLLNNLYKHTALQTSFGINMLSLVNGEPQVLNLKQNLYHYLEHQKVVIRRRTAYELEKAEARAHILEGLRIALDHLDEVITLIRSSKTADIAKQGLMERFGLSEKQAQAILDMRLQRLTGLEREKIEQEYQDLMKLIAELKAILADEEKVLEIIREELTEVKERFNDKRRTEITIGGMEFIEDEDLIPEQNIAITLTHNGYIKRLPASTYKTQNRGGRGVQGMGTNDDDFVEHLLTTSTHDHILFFTNKGKVYRTKGYEIPEYSRTAKGIPIINLLGVDKGEWINAIIPIREFGDDEFLFFTTKQGISKRTPLSSFANIRTNGLIAISLREEDEVISVRLTSGDKDIIVGTSNGMLIRFNEQDVRSMGRNAAGVKAITLGDEDQVVGMEIVEEDVNVLIVTKNGYGKRTPIDEYRLQSRGGKGLKTCNITDKNGKLVAVKSVTGEEDIMLITAAGVIIRMPVDQISQMGRNTQGVRLIRLEDEQEVATVAKAQKDEEEESNEEVSSEE